Proteins encoded together in one Macadamia integrifolia cultivar HAES 741 chromosome 8, SCU_Mint_v3, whole genome shotgun sequence window:
- the LOC122087609 gene encoding uncharacterized protein At5g23160-like, whose product MAETVEATSSLNSKPRSRRRNSTNPSCLSFTACFGTSVGVTEPYEKNPPEGFKSRGRKKSLSWFSWSRLRIKKSATKTVPVDSSNNKELQQRDSGDIVDWKSTIVEKNPEKTVVIDQSEIQKAKKEKQGNFHNTILEYRAKVDAISDTSPKSIVIGRKIEPPNSGSQSTSPIHNPNRSKLLMNCQSLPPISFNGRKLTALVGSFKTQAKKPASQGKSPTGKFDPMAGLLVLVVALALLLICGRVCAILCTSLWFYAVPRLIATKSDDGAAANGPISELPDFNSEAYKKKVILEGWLERNHRHAGAGVGVHVSQSP is encoded by the exons atGGCCGAAACGGTTGAAGCAACTTCTTCCCTTAACTCCAAACccagaagtagaagaagaaacagcACCAACCCCTCTTGTTTATCCTTCACTGCTTGTTTTGGAACTTCCGTTGGAGTCACGGAGCCGTATGAGAAAAACCCACCGGAAGGTTTCAAGTCCCGTGGCCGGAAAAAGAGTCTCAGCTGGTTTTCATGGTCAAGGCTCCGGATCAAGAAATCAGCTACCAAGACTGTTCCTGTTGATTCTTCTAATAACAAAGAGCTCCAACAACGAGATTCCGGTGACATCGTTGACTGGAAATCGACAATTGTAGAGAAGAACCCGGAAAAAACTGTTGTGATAGATCAGAGTGAGATTCAAAAAGCTAAGAAG GAAAAGCAAGGAAACTTTCACAACACCATCCTCGAGTATCGTGCCAAAGTGGATGCAATATCTGACACGTCTCCAAAGTCAATAGTCATTGGCCGGAAAATTGAACCTCCAAATTCCGGCAGCCAATCCACTTCACCAATTCACAATCCAAATCGTAGTAAGCTTCTAATGAACTGCCAATCACTGCCACCCATATCTTTCAATGGCCGGAAACTGACGGCCCTCGTCGGAAGTTTTAAAACTCAGGCAAAAAAACCTGCATCACAGGGGAAATCACCTACCGGAAAGTTTGATCCGATGGCTGGGTTGTTAGTCTTGGTGGTGGCTCTAGCCTTATTGTTGATATGTGGTCGCGTGTGTGCAATCCTTTGCACTTCATTGTGGTTTTATGCCGTCCCTCGCCTTATAGCCACCAAATCCGACGACGGCGCCGCCGCAAATGGACCGATTTCTGAATTACCGGATTTTAATTCGGAAGCGTACAAGAAGAAGGTGATCTTAGAAGGATGGTTAGAGAGGAATCACCGGCATGCCGGCGCCGGCGTTGGCGTTCATGTTAGCCAATCTCCATAG
- the LOC122087424 gene encoding endoglucanase 5 has product MKTLTNIIYVAVFVGLLGSPAIKIAAGFDYGDALIKSLKFFEAQKSGKLPANHQVNWRGDSGLRDGFQQEVDLVGGYYDAGDHVKFGFPMAFTVTLLAWGAIDFRHEIAAANQLGNTLDVIKWGTDYFIKAHTQPNVLWAQVGDGYSDHYCWERPEDMTTSRTAYKVDAQHPGSDIAGETAAALAAASLAFKLYNSTYSSLLLSHAKQLFSFADNFRGRYDDSISSARDFYPSASGYSDELLWAASWLFRATGDQYYLKYVSDNAGSLGGTGMAMTEFSWDNKYAGVQILLSKVLLEGAGNYYTSTLKQYKAKADYFACANLQKNNGYNVPLTPGGLVHLHQWNNMQYASSAAFLLAVYSDYLSVTNAVLSCPGGQVQPEALLKFSQSQADYILGKNPKYLSYLVGFGENYPVHVHHRGASIPSIYALQSTVGCVDGFEEWYNRPEGNPNVLVGALVGGPDMYDGYSDERSNYEQSEPTISGAAPLIGLFSKLQSLSGTSGSYSKPSPAPYHKALPVPHYHKASPVPHYGASKLPVEFLHSITATWRIGQMTYYRHKVIIKNTSMKSITYLKLAFKNLSGPIWGLSTTAEKNIYLLPHWIKVLNHGSQCIFVYIQGGPQAKISVISYH; this is encoded by the exons ATGAAGACTCTTACAAACATCATCTACGTCGCCGTTTTCGTCGGCCTATTGGGCTCGCCGGCGATCAAAATTGCCGCAGGCTTCGATTATGGGGATGCCCTTATTAAGAGTTTGAAGTTCTTCGAGGCACAAAAGTCCGGTAAACTTCCAGCTAATCACCAAGTTAACTGGAGAGGCGATTCTGGACTCAGAGATGGGTTTCAGCAGGAG GTGGACTTGGTGGGAGGGTATTATGATGCAGGTGATCATGTGAAGTTTGGATTTCCAATGGCATTCACTGTAACTCTGCTTGCATGGGGAGCTATAGATTTCAGGCACGAAATCGCGGCGGCGAATCAATTGGGGAACACCTTGGATGTCATTAAATGGGGAACTGATTACTTCATCAAGGCTCATACTCAACCTAATGTTCTATGGGCACAG GTTGGAGATGGTTATTCTGATCACTATTGTTGGGAGAGACCAGAAGATATGACGACATCGAGAACTGCTTACAAGGTTGATGCTCAACATCCTGGTTCTGATATTGCCGGCGAGACTGCGGCGGCGCTGGCCGCAGCTTCTTTGGCTTTCAAGCTTTACAACTCTACGTATTCAAGCCTCTTGCTATCGCATGCAAAACAG CTTTTCTCATTTGCTGATAATTTTCGAGGTCGATACGATGATTCAATCTCAAGTGCTCGAGATTTCTATCCCTCTGCATCTGGTTATTCG GATGAATTGTTATGGGCAGCTTCCTGGCTCTTTAGAGCGACGGGCGACCAATACTATCTCAAGTATGTCTCTGATAATGCTGGTTCCTTGGGTGGCACTGGAATGGCTATGACAGAATTCTCTTGGGACAACAAATATGCTGGTGTACAGATTCTTCTTTCTAAG GTGTTGTTGGAAGGGGCTGGTAACTATTACACTTCCACTCTAAAGCAGTATAAGGCAAAAGCAGATTATTTTGCATGTGCCAATCTGCAAAAGAACAATGGTTATAATGTGCCTTTGACTCCAG GGGGCTTGGTACATTTGCACCAGTGGAATAACATGCAGTATGCCTCCTCTGCTGCATTCCTTCTCGCAGTCTACTCTGATTATCTTTCTGTGACAAATGCTGTGCTAAGTTGTCCAGGCGGTCAAGTCCAACCTGAAGCTCTCCTGAAGTTTTCTCAATCACAG GCTGATTACATTCTTGGCAAAAATCCAAAGTATTTGAGTTACTTGGTTGGGTTTGGAGAGAATTATCCAGTTCATGTTCACCATAGAGGTGCTTCAATCCCTTCTATATATGCTCTCCAATCTACCGTTGGCTGTGTCGATGGGTTTGAGGAATGGTATAATCGACCCGAGGGAAACCCCAATGTGTTGGTTGGAGCACTTGTGGGAGGTCCTGACATGTATGATGGCTACTCTGATGAAAGGTCCAATTATGAACAATCTGAGCCTACTATTTCTGGTGCTGCTCCTCTTATAGGCCTTTTCTCCAAGTTGCAGAGTCTTTCAGGAACTTCAG GTTCTTATTCCAAGCCATCACCAGCGCCCTACCATAAAGCATTACCAGTACCCCACTACCATAAGGCATCACCAGTACCCCACTATGGAGCATCAA AGCTACCGGTTGAATTCCTTCACTCAATCACGGCTACCTGGAGGATCGGACAAATGACCTACTACCGCCATAAGGTTATCATCAAAAACACATCCATGAAGTCAATCACGTACCTTAAACTGGCGTTTAAAAACCTGTCAGGGCCAATATGGGGCCTTTCCACAACTGCAGAGAAGAATATATATTTACTTCCTCACTGGATCAAAGTATTGAACCATGGCTCACAATGCATCTTTGTTTATATTCAAGGAGGACCTCAAGCTAAGATTTCAGTTATAAGCTACCATTGA